One genomic region from Brassica napus cultivar Da-Ae unplaced genomic scaffold, Da-Ae ScsIHWf_373;HRSCAF=589, whole genome shotgun sequence encodes:
- the LOC125603672 gene encoding putative F-box protein At2g02030 yields MMASLEIYQRIVRETKRRRKGRREWKVEIPNDVMEEIVMRLPVRSIMRFQAVSKHWESVIKTRDFGARHMANQRSKDPKLMFVGYGFYNICFDQMDLETTSLEESLCFEIEKINGPMEISECCDGLVCFYCLTQAVRVINTATETLLPPLPLANFQRLHKAYPDPDLERDQRLEDDGQRPVPVPFISFTMFGFGKDNATGRYKIVWLYNIYPATLNKKKKTRCEVFDLEEWRWRFVTTRALDHHQILSNQRPPCANGLLYWLTGDEQGYPSTQTKLIVFDIHTEMFQVTSTPPFITPDASSDKIGLCNLDGRLCISELKGDCEQEFWWRVEECDKWERIFSVDLNSTSSWFGGITSQPLTPLAISKDNNKVVLSLTHQENLVEFDLDPDSTVYHLYYSGSYGLAVPYFPSLSLSFSSF; encoded by the coding sequence ATGATGGCGTCGTTGGAGATTTATCAGAGAATCGTCAGAGAAACCAAACggagaagaaaaggaagaagagagtGGAAGGTTGAGATCCCCAATGATGTCATGGAAGAAATCGTGATGAGGCTTCCGGTGAGATCGATTATGAGGTTCCAAGCGGTTTCAAAGCATTGGGAATCGGTGATTAAGACAAGAGATTTTGGGGCAAGACACATGGCTAATCAGAGAAGCAAGGATCCTAAACTCATGTTTGTCGGTTATGGTTTTTATAATATCTGTTTTGATCAAATGGACTTGGAAACGACTTCTCTTGAAGAGAGCCTCtgttttgaaattgaaaagaTTAATGGTCCTATGGAGATCTCCGAATGCTGCGATGGCCTTGTCTGCTTCTACTGCTTGACTCAAGCAGTGAGAGTGATAAATACGGCCACAGAAACGTTGTTGCCACCACTCCCCTTAGCAAATTTTCAGCGTCTTCATAAAGCCTATCCAGACCCGGATCTGGAGCGGGATCAGAGACTTGAAGATGATGGTCAGCGTCCTGTTCCAGTTCCATTCATATCATTTACTATGTTTGGATTTGGGAAAGACAACGCCACAGGACGATATAAGATAGTGTGGCTCTATAATATATATCCTGCTACcttgaacaagaagaagaagacaagatgCGAGGTTTTCGATTTAGAGGAATGGAGATGGAGATTCGTGACTACCAGAGCTCTTGATCATCACCAAATCTTGTCTAATCAGAGGCCACCGTGTGCAAACGGATTATTATACTGGCTCACGGGAGATGAACAAGGATACCCATCAACACAAACCAAACTCATAGTTTTCGATATTCATACAGAGATGTTTCAAGTCACCTCAACACCACCTTTTATTACCCCTGATGCCTCTAGTGACAAAATTGGTTTATGCAATCTTGACGGTCGTCTGTGCATTTCTGAACTCAAGGGCGATTGCGAGCAAGAGTTTTGGTGGAGGGTTGAAGAATGCGACAAGTGGGAGAGAATCTTCTCAGTTGACTTGAATTCTACTTCCTCTTGGTTTGGTGGTATCACTTCACAGCCTCTCACACCTTTGGCCATTTCCAAGGATAACAACAAGGTCGTCCTCTCGCTTACCCATCAAGAAAACCTTGTTGAGTTTGATCTTGATCCTGACTCAACTGTTTATCATTTGTATTATTCAGGTAGCTACGGCTTAGCTGTTCCTTATTTTCCAAGTTTAtcactctctttttcttctttctaa